The Corythoichthys intestinalis isolate RoL2023-P3 chromosome 1, ASM3026506v1, whole genome shotgun sequence genomic interval ATTAGATTGTGAGCTAGGGATTGTAGGTTTGacagatttattttaatattaaagccCAAACATAGTATTAGGGATCAGGGATAGGATAAGAATGTATGGTTTTTGTGTAGAGCTAAGCTTTTGAGATAAGGGTTAAAttgcagtgtatcacaaaactgagtacacaccccgcatttctgcagatatttaagtatatcttttcattgtacaacactgacaaaatgacactttgacacaatgaaaaatagtctgtgtgtggcttatataatagttttatttattttcccctcaaaataactcaaaatatagccattaatatctaaaaccctggcaacaaatgtgagtacactgcatgggaactacatacatccctaaatgtccaaattgagtactgcttgtcattttccctccaaaatgtcatgtgactcattacaggagtgctgtcagcattgctgcacagaagaggtggtggtggtggggggtcattcccacaaccatgcttgactgtaggcatgacacacttatctttgtactcctcacctggtcgccgccacacatgcttgagaccatcggagccaaacaaattaatcttcgtctcatcagaccataggacattgtTCCAGTAatacatgtgctttgttgacatgtcttcagcaaactgtttgcgagcTGTCttctgtaccgtcttcagaagaggcttcccccggggtgacagccatgcacaccaatttgatgtagagtacggcgtatggtctgagcactaacaggttgACCTCCCAccgcttcaatctctgcagcaatgctgacagcactcctgtaacgagtcacgtgaaattttggagggaaaatgacaagcagtactctatttggacatttagggatgtacgtagttcccatgtggtgtactcacttttgttgaaggggtttagatattaatgcctataatttgagttattttgaggggaaaataaattaactctattatataagctgcacacagactatttttcattatgccaaagtgtcattttgtcagtgttgtcccatgaaaagatatacttaaatatctgcagaaatgcgaggggtgtactcacttttgtgatgcactgtgTATTTTTTATGTCAGGGTTGATGTTAAGTCTTTTTCACACCACAACTCACAATGGGCGGTATGGCAAACACATTCAGTGTatatgtggtgaggaggcagtgtCTGCATAGCTGGGCGTCGTATTGATGGCACGGCACAGCTAGAGTAAGTTTGCACTAAGAGAAGAGTCCACACATTGAACTTTGTTCTATTTGAGAGCGGTGCTGTTGCGACGTCAGACCATGCCTCAAATAAAAAGGGGGCTGGCGGAGGGTTTGGTAGCTGTATTTACAAATAATGTCATTTGGACAATGAAAACAAGCTTTATGAATATGCTTTGACTTTTTTAAGCTCCGGGACAATAGAGAGAGTCTTTCAAACTACTCTCTCCCTGCTCAACCTGAATTATATTGATCTCAAAGTGATTGGGTGGAACTGTAACTCACAAGATTAATCTTTCCACGTTTCCACTGGAACTACTTGAGGCCTTTTCCCTGGTCTATAATCCCTCCTTCCTCCTTAAAATGAGCCAAGCCGTGGCTTTCTTTagcaaaacaatgaaaaatacttTCCGTTGCTGACTACTTCTCATTTGTTTacctagtacagtggtacctggacatacgatcgcatcgacatacTGTTTTGACATCTAGTGACTCGTCAttagtctcgacatatgacgagaggctggaaatacgacgatttatgagagtgttgcaattttattgttttcatgTAAGACgggcgcacggtggattttcttgtgagagaaatcaacatcggTCCCAagaagtttagtgcaggtggtgaaaaaaaaggataaaggTGATGCttcccattgaaattaagaaggaaagtaTAGCAAAATAAGAATGTACTGTAGTGTGCGTGTGAGTGAAATGGCTCGATAATTTGGccagaatatgtctacgatcccGACACTCCTCAAGCAGATGTATCCTCCTCCGTCTCATCTGACTTTTGCTCGCCAGTCTTTCTAAATTAAAGgcataataaaacatttttttaaatcttcgatttattattatcattattgtaacatcggtaaggaagtcgccagcatcgtcttttttaaaatcatttatttcagaacttgtgcagcacaacacgtctgctgtccgccgcagtcgacgtcaacaacaagagAACATGAAAAGAGGAAGTACAAACTTCCCACTCTTCCGCACCGCTCTTACTCTTTCGTCAGTCGCACGGtatgttcaggaacagcatggaaAACACAACcggcacattagaacccgattcgttatatttattattataattattccgatttgtatttataatttatttgtcttGCTATGTGCAATTGCTTTTtgcaattgtacctgcagtatctgGGCTGaggaacaaattaatcgaattataatgtattcttatgggacagTCCCGCTCGAGGTTCGAccgtttcgacttacaaaccaggtcctggaacgaattaaattcgcatgtagaggtaccactgtatgctgCTACATCAGCACTTCTAAATGTGGGTACGCTGGCACCTGTCGTCATTTTCATGCACCGTGACTGCTGGATCTTTGCCACTACAATGCaaaagtgtgaaaaggcctTCAAGAGCTAGGGTTTTGGTTTAATATGATGATTAACAAGGAGGTTTGAATCAGGGTTATGTTCAGAGTACGAGTTAAGCCTAAAGTAGCAGTTTTGGAATGAATTTAGGGAGCCCAGTGATTTTTTGTTCCATAtatcatttctttatttagtaattgatttatttgtgtattAATCTATTAGctatgtatttattattaaataatgCACAGTCTTTGTGGTGAGCTGTATGATAAACAGAGATGTTCCAGCTGGCTCAGTGCTCCTTTGTTTTCTGTTTGCTTGGAATATAGGGCAGTACAGTTTGGGTGCTCTTATCCGACACAGTTTGCGTGCTGCTGTTTCGGAGCAGTTTTTTGCGGCAACCGGGGTTCAGGAGGCCTTTCCTCGGTAACGTGTGCGCTCCCGTCATGCTTCTTGCAGACGGGGGTATGTAAGAAGGGTCGAGGCAGTTGTGGAGGAGCGAGTGCTCGGAGGAAGAACGCTTGGGAGCGAGTGGCTCAGCCAGAAGGCTTGGCTCGCTGTCACTGTCTGGTGTGCCGCGGTTGCTCTTGTCGTCTGGTAGGTCCTCCTGTTCTTCTTCATCGTCGTCGTCGCAGCACAAGGCGTGGTATAGGATCTTGTCACTGAATCGGACCCTCTCTCTCGTTTTGTGGCTGTGCGTAGAGCTGCTGGCCTCCTCGCTGGATGAATCTGGAGTGATGATACGTGGCCCGTTGGGGATGGGCAGACCACCGTTCATCTGCGAGTAAACAGAGGCGGTGGCGGCAGGAGGCAGAGTGGGAGTCTGAGTGGGTATGGTCCCCCGACCTGGGGGTGCTCGGGGGAAGAACCCCATTGGCGTATCGCTAGGCGTGCGGGCGCAAGCCCCGCTGGCTGACTCCAGGTAGCCGCAGAACTCCCAGCTGTCGGACAGCACATCAGCGTTGAGGAAATCAAGACGGAAGGCTTCTCCGAGACCACGCTCGCTGCTGGACGTGCTGCTTGCTGTCGCTACCGTCCAGTCATCTGGATCCAGGTCAAAGTCAAAGTCTGACGTTAGTTTATCAATCTGGCCCACCACCTGAAAGGAAAAAGAACAGAGATCGTTGTAAGTCAATTGCAAGTCTTAGTAAATTTGATTCTCAACGGTCAAGCAAGTTCCATGTTATTATTGCAAAAATGAACACAGCCAAGTCCCTACCAGAAGACTGAAAGCCATTACTTAAGTAATGCAAATCATCATCAAGTTATACAATCTTGCTAAATCACAACACATATTTGACCATTAGCCACTTAGCACTCTGTATTCATAATGTGCATGTATTAGCTTTATTAAAACCCACTGAAGCAGAGCGAGTAAATGCGAACTCAGCAAACCAAGGCCTGAGCCAACATTTGAACCCCATACCATGAGGGTCAATGTGTTGCCTGAAATATCGGTTGGATATCATCCCAGCTTACTTCAAGTGGCAGATGGGTCACACCTTGGACTAAAGTCCCATAAGTTATAGGGCTCATACAGTACACAGAAATAAAACAATGCACTGAGTAGAAACTGAACCTCCATTGCCTCCACAGAagtaaagcaaaaataaaaatccatgaCACTGTCAAAGATCATACAGCAAATTAACATTATGTCGTGCTCTTGttccactagggttgttccgatcatgttttttcgctcccgatccgatcccgatcgttttagtttgagtatctgccgatcccgatatttcccgatctgactgcttttttttttgttttttttgctcccgattcaattccactcattcctgataatttttcccaatcatatacattttggcaatgcattaagaaaaaaaatgaataaaactcggacaaatatacacattcaacaaacagtacataagtactgtatttgtttattatgacaataaatcctcaagatggcatttacattattaacattctttctgtgagagggatccacggatagaaagacttgtaattcttaaaggataactgtgactttgtatatcgtgactaaatattgccatctagtgtatttgttgagctttcagtaaatgatactgcagccattcaacccaaatgcatgatgggaagtgcaaccatgactgtgcgtaggggcaccaaatgATATATctgctctgcgttgggaaagaacatagggtgttaaaaaaatgatcaactatcacctttcttcctcacattgcctcccacgttaattttaattgctgagagagggaatgtaaagctttagccaaaGAGAAAAAGGCTCCAAATGCTGTCAAAGTTCTCTCAACTCGTTATACGCTgcgtttagctctatatattggtGAAACGGCGCCTTCATAGAtcgaatgcgacaatgcgtgagtgagtcgtgcagtgcatgcattaattatttaacgtgttgaattaagaaaaaataattaccgccgttaacgcaataaatttgatagccctactttaagccaaaactactctggacgagtgtaagacattttgtctgtaacgttatgtacaattagaaaacgataaaaaaaaaaaaaaaaatatatatatatatatgtataaaggcatgtccgatatttttttgccgattccgatactttgaaaatgacgtgatcggcatcccgatcgatcgacatcccgatcgatcgacatCTTTAGTTACCACGATACCTGCCGTACTGTACATGGCGGTTTACCCTGGGTACAAAAATGATGACACTTTTTTGTAATGGCTTAGCTGACATGCATGGCCGATTCTAGTTGCCTCTTTTACATTTTCTATTCCGCTTATTCTGTTTAGGGACACTGTAAACTGTACAGAAAGTGAACTATGATAGAGTCATTCATATACATAGACAGGGAGAATACCATTTACACTTACACCATCAGTGACTATACTACCACACTGCACTTGGATTCAAAACACTTGCTATTTATAGATTGGAAGATAAACATACATTAGCAGgacctgcagaaaaaaaaaattgtcttgtATTTTATGGTACCACAGAGTAGCTTTCCAATTTCGTTGTTTCGTTGTGAGGAATTGAATTTGAAttgaacatatatatatattatatactgtacatctctaaaatatgccatatttttctgtaaattattgttggaatggaaagataagacaagacggatatatacattcaacatactgtacataagtactgtatttgtttattataacaataaatccacaagatggcattaacattattaacattctttctgtgaaagggatccatggatagaaagacttgtaattcttaaaagataaatgtgagtttgtatattgtgactaaatattgccatctagtgtatttgttgagctaaacgaaatgtttgaatagagtttgaccaaagtctgagttttattttacatagctattttgattgggaatgccagttctctttgtatTGAGCGatgttctttttgtgaacattactttttttgagagaaaggaatattatttttcttgtgctttcagtaaatgatacagtaGCAACTTAATTGTTCTGCTCAAATGCATGAAGGGAAGTTgaccaaccatgactgtcagtggtggctgcaaatggtatatcttctctgtgttgtgttaaatacagggtgttaagaaaaagatcattgcCTATCGTCCTTCCCCACGTCACTCGCCAAAATAGatgtaattgttgtggaagagatgccaaagcttttgccaataaatagtgcggccccaatgaatgcctgtgtccactgcactcgcttgtctctgcctcttagctctcaatatacattaaacggcgccattgtagtccgtttgcggcaatgcgtgagtgggtcattccgcgcatgctttAAATGCgtttaatattttaacgtgattaattaaaaaacttaattactgcccgttaacgcgataaatttgatggccctaatatactgtatatatacagtatgaacaTATATTCTTCTCATTCACTTAAATTACTGTTTCAGTAGTCATTGACACATACAAGACTCATTGAGCACATCAGTTAGAAGGCACACTAACAAAAAATAAGTGACCATAATAATCATACCACAGAAGTCAAGTGGACTGTGGTGTATATTTCAGCAAAACCAGGGCTAATGCACAGAAGATATGTTTTTGCTAACCAATTCAGAATGAAATTTCATATAGACAACAAATAATTAggacatttattttgcttaagtATTTTAAGTagggtcaatttttttttttattgtctgtGTTGATGTAGCCGCCATGCTCGAGCCCATGCTGTGGTCAGTCTGTGTTTCCCCCCACACGACTTCACAGCTTGGCCCACCAGAAATCTGGTGTGCTAAAAGTATGCTACTTACGTAAATCTACAATGATTTATTCCCACTCTAATGTCCTAGCACATTTTCAAATAGCATGAATAGAGGACTCAATTGGAGTGGTGGTGAACAGAAACAGATCCCTACTCGTGATAAATAAATCATGATAGCAGGTGGAGCCGAATATTAGAGAGAAGCACTCTTGTAATGACGGCCCGTGTGGAATCCATTTCCTAAATCACCGCTTGGACTGGGCTGGAGAAGCTCTCTGGAGACTTTTTACATTACTGACCATCGCTCCACGTCATGCCGTCATGTCAGAGACGAGGCAGTTGCGAGTGGCCTCTTTCATTCTGACCCTCAATTACACAGCCCAATCATCTCTGACAGGTGTCGAGGTACAGTAATAAACCCTTGGCTGACGCTGCCTGGCCTGCCTCTCCATTAAAGCGACTCTGTCGTGGCGGAGTGACCTGACTTTCAGTTGATCAGGTACTGTGACCACAGTTGATACTTGACTGCTTGCAgtggatggaaaaaaaacaaactgggGAAATCACAGTGTTTTTCTTTACATTGGATGTATTTGATGCTATGGCAGCTCTTCCATCTTTAAAGAATTCTGGTGATAATTACGGTTATTATCATCATTCTCTGCAACTTCCGCAAAGATGTCATTTACAGCAAAAAGAAAGCCATAAAAGATTATTGACTACCATCCTTTTGCGATATTGCTTAACTGTGTTGCAAATGAAGTCTCTTCAGTCACCAGGAAATGCTGTCAATGGTTCATAAACTTTATAGAGTGACAGCTTCATAAAGTCGACAGGGAATATACACCAATCGCTAACCTCCAGCTGCATGTCACGGATTTAGCATTGGGAGGTAAACAAAACGAATGACAGTCTACTTGGCTGTAGGAGACATTTTAACCACTCACCACTCCTTCGGTAGTCTCTTGTTTGACTAGAGATTTGATTAAGAATGCTGCACAGGATGTGCTTGCTTTATCAGCTATGGATAGGGTGACCACCTGTCCGTTTTTAGGACGGAGTGTCCTTTTCAGTGATGTGTCCGGCATCCAGCACAACTAATTAGACGGACATCTACCAATGGTGGATTTGACACCctaagtactaccgtgcacgttcagcttagtttttttttaaatgcatacaaaaaaaatgccttaaggaaatacttaaatgtaataatattaaataagggtggtttaaatatactACGTGACTGAAGTGGTCAACAGATAAACacagctttaaagctaccacaagaaaacacaatgtttaaaagCTATTAGACAAAAACACGCcaaaaaagactcaataaaaactaaaataataagtactcgctgcttttaactgATCAGCGCATGAGTGCGCAAGCGCACCAGACATTGGTGGGACGTTTCACCGTGAAAACATATAAATTGTCATAAAAAGTATGACCTTtaattggtttatttttttactattcGGTTACACAAATATGATCTATAATCCGTGCAAATGAATATACACCGCAAGTCtgaaatattatatatttttaaaaaatatgtcaaCGTATTTGGCCTTTTGGAAGTGGTCATCCCATACActcaaaaaatgaaacatgcaaGAACCTTATTTCAAGTGGTTTCACACAACTGCTTTAAGTTACTATCAAGCTGTGtagttaaatgaaaaatgcctaaataagactaagactaagactTAATAAAGTACTTGAACAAGTTAAGCAATTCCTATTCAAaccttttacatgcaaaatgtgtaaccacgttttgttttcttacaataggagtattaattttaaatattaattGTGATGTTGTTAATATTCTGGATGAGTGGGGGACCCTAATGCAGAACATTAGCCTAACTGGCAATTGTACCCTACTGTTGTACTTGCGAGAAGTAACAGAGGGACTTTGGATCCCCTTGGGCGTTATTGTATTTTGACTAAAATCTTGTAATTTTGTCTAATGTATGGCTTTTCCtttaagtgtgataactaagtcatttctgaatattttttccctttcaaccactcaaaatgtttttaaaaaaattttttttatgccccctatggacaatagtAGCAGTATTATTCTACTAGCAAAACAAAATAtgctgtatacatatataatataaaagtctaatttgaatatttcatatgacttgaggcttgaataagtcctTAAGTCATCACAaactaaattcttgtgattttgtccaaagtatagcttttcctttgaagtgtgataactaagtcatttctgaatatttttgttTCCCTTTCAAACACTCAAAAatattcagtggcatcagatctATCTACATGTatatagtttttgtttttttaaatgccccctatggacattaatagcagtattattctaatagcaaaactaactaactatatatatatatatatgtatatatatatatatatatatatatatatatatatatgtatataaaataaacgtctaatttgaatatttcgtatgacatagttagaggcCCAAATAAGTCCATAAGTCATAACAACAGAATTTCTTCGCAAGCAAATTCATGTATTGGCctatggcgccccctagtgacttTTGGGTGTTAAGACTCTCAACACACAAATTCCTCTATTTCCATGTTTTTGACTCGCCAAAGAAGCGATTGCATCAGTAGTCACGGAAAATGCATAATAACACATCAGGTTTGCAGCATAtcaaaaattatgatttataatgggagtcaatgagccAGAACATGGCACTATTACAAGAATTTCGTTTGAATCTCCCCAACCCGTTTGCAATAAGTTAGAAATTGCAGCATGGTGCCAATTTGATCTTTACATGTTTTTACTATCCTGGGGAAATATTAGCTCCTTAGTGTAATTTTccaatgtttttctttaattcaacacacaaataaaaacttaaaaaaaaaaaaaaaaaaaaaaaaaaagccagagtATGGACAACTAACACTGACGGGTTGTAAGCACAGAAGTCTGGCTCACCGTAATGTGTTGTTTCAACCGAACACACTCCATCTATTTACAGACAGCACGACTTACAGTAGTGGTGTCACTTTACCCACAAGTCTTTGCACCTGCTTTGTTTTCCGACACGTGCACTTAAACTGGGTGTGGCTGATTAACTCTACTAGTGCATGTAAATCTG includes:
- the insyn1 gene encoding inhibitory synaptic factor 1; this encodes MSLSRAPARDTSETPSPRERIRSHMKMVIDQLEGILRELKDVAKELREVVGQIDKLTSDFDFDLDPDDWTVATASSTSSSERGLGEAFRLDFLNADVLSDSWEFCGYLESASGACARTPSDTPMGFFPRAPPGRGTIPTQTPTLPPAATASVYSQMNGGLPIPNGPRIITPDSSSEEASSSTHSHKTRERVRFSDKILYHALCCDDDDEEEQEDLPDDKSNRGTPDSDSEPSLLAEPLAPKRSSSEHSLLHNCLDPSYIPPSARSMTGAHTLPRKGLLNPGCRKKLLRNSSTQTVSDKSTQTVLPYIPSKQKTKEH